A stretch of Thermodesulforhabdus norvegica DNA encodes these proteins:
- a CDS encoding magnesium chelatase subunit D family protein → MEKIRYPFSALVGQELMKTALLLNVIDPSIGGVLIKGERGTAKSTGVRALIDLLPEIRVVKNCPFQCDPDDTDSLCPLCRDRVRNGETLAVVQRPIRLVNLPIGTTEDRLLGTIDIEEAIKKGKKAFEPGLLAEAHRGILYVDEVNLLNDQIVDLLLDVAASGVNIVEREGISFTHASRFVLVGTMNPEEGDLRPQLLDRFGLCVSVKAAASVEERLEIIKRRIAFETDPEGFRKQWAAEDTRLREVIRRARENLNRIIIPDEMYELAARLAMAMETDGHRAEITIVKAARAHAALKEKSEVGKEDIHMAARLSLPHRVKKNPLERKEFDEEKLVQLIDQHETHQDRTSGEWKPLYQNKPPHTKDKVSAASPLSCVTHLCPGSHIPVIPQIPWYRIQPGSHPGRRFPFPSRHKSGICSGLRLPGPQDRDFDLSLSGTLRAAAPYQLKRGMNGKVVIKSQDLRFNRRRRKTGLTLMLVIDSSASMRTNNRMSRTKGIIEALIRDMYLHRDKLGIITFRHTDAEVLLPLTHNMHDAISRVEELPVGGRTPLAKGLSLALKHLNQEMQKNPEAVPVIMVFSDGRPNVSCYGSDPLEETLALAREIRRKGIQAVYVDTELDPMAMGYGYIISQRMNATYIPMDRLLKENSGL, encoded by the coding sequence ATGGAAAAAATCAGGTATCCTTTTTCGGCTCTGGTAGGTCAGGAATTGATGAAGACCGCACTTCTTCTCAACGTAATCGATCCGTCCATAGGCGGGGTTCTGATAAAAGGAGAACGGGGTACTGCAAAATCAACAGGAGTTCGAGCCCTTATAGACCTTCTGCCCGAAATAAGGGTTGTTAAAAACTGTCCCTTCCAGTGTGATCCTGACGACACCGACAGCCTGTGCCCTCTTTGTCGGGATAGGGTACGCAATGGAGAAACCCTGGCCGTAGTTCAGCGACCTATTCGCCTGGTCAACCTTCCCATAGGAACTACAGAAGACCGACTACTGGGAACAATTGACATCGAGGAAGCCATAAAAAAAGGAAAAAAGGCCTTCGAACCGGGCCTGCTGGCGGAAGCCCATAGAGGCATACTCTACGTCGATGAGGTAAACCTGCTGAACGATCAGATCGTCGATCTTCTACTCGACGTTGCGGCGTCGGGGGTCAATATCGTCGAACGAGAGGGTATAAGCTTTACTCACGCAAGCCGCTTTGTTCTGGTAGGGACCATGAACCCCGAGGAGGGAGACCTGAGACCCCAGCTCCTTGACCGCTTTGGCCTTTGTGTTTCCGTGAAAGCTGCGGCATCCGTGGAAGAAAGGCTCGAAATAATAAAGCGCCGCATTGCCTTTGAAACCGACCCGGAGGGTTTCAGAAAGCAGTGGGCGGCCGAAGATACCCGGCTTAGAGAAGTTATCAGGCGGGCAAGAGAAAATCTTAACCGCATCATTATACCCGATGAAATGTACGAGCTTGCCGCCCGCCTGGCAATGGCGATGGAAACAGACGGGCACAGAGCCGAGATTACCATTGTTAAAGCGGCCAGAGCACATGCGGCTCTAAAGGAAAAATCGGAGGTCGGAAAAGAAGACATCCACATGGCCGCAAGGCTCAGCCTGCCTCACAGGGTCAAGAAAAACCCCCTCGAACGCAAAGAATTCGACGAAGAAAAGCTTGTGCAACTGATAGACCAGCACGAAACTCATCAGGACAGAACATCAGGAGAATGGAAACCTCTTTATCAGAACAAACCGCCTCATACCAAAGATAAAGTATCGGCCGCATCGCCTCTTTCCTGCGTAACCCATCTCTGCCCCGGATCTCATATACCCGTCATTCCTCAAATTCCCTGGTATCGCATCCAACCCGGATCACACCCTGGCAGGAGGTTCCCCTTTCCTTCGCGCCACAAATCGGGCATCTGTTCAGGACTTCGGCTGCCCGGTCCTCAGGACCGGGACTTCGACCTCTCCCTATCCGGTACACTCCGTGCGGCCGCACCATACCAGCTTAAAAGAGGTATGAACGGCAAAGTCGTAATAAAAAGCCAGGATTTGAGGTTTAACAGGCGGCGTCGGAAAACGGGACTTACCCTTATGCTTGTCATCGACTCCAGTGCTTCCATGAGAACCAATAATCGAATGAGCAGGACCAAGGGTATAATCGAAGCCCTTATACGGGACATGTATTTACACCGAGACAAACTCGGAATCATTACCTTCAGGCATACCGATGCCGAGGTCCTGCTTCCCCTGACTCACAACATGCACGACGCCATATCCAGAGTTGAAGAACTACCCGTTGGGGGAAGGACTCCTCTGGCAAAGGGCCTGAGTCTTGCTCTCAAGCACCTTAATCAGGAAATGCAAAAAAATCCCGAAGCCGTACCGGTAATAATGGTCTTCTCCGACGGACGCCCCAACGTGAGCTGTTACGGCTCCGATCCGCTGGAAGAAACTTTAGCTCTGGCCCGTGAAATACGCCGCAAAGGAATCCAGGCCGTATACGTGGACACGGAATTGGACCCCATGGCCATGGGATATGGTTACATCATTTCACAGCGCATGAACGCAACATACATACCCATGGACAGACTTTTAAAGGAAAACAGCGGATTATAA
- a CDS encoding AtpZ/AtpI family protein, whose product MKEETRRYVRQLVRASAVGFSVAFAIFIGVGIGFWLDTSFGTWPWLTVIFMIFGIIAGFRNYYRFAKRQQDEERRGL is encoded by the coding sequence ATGAAAGAAGAGACTAGGCGCTATGTAAGGCAACTGGTCAGGGCCTCGGCCGTAGGTTTTTCGGTTGCCTTTGCGATTTTTATCGGCGTGGGTATCGGCTTCTGGCTGGATACCAGCTTCGGGACCTGGCCGTGGCTTACGGTGATTTTTATGATTTTCGGTATAATTGCGGGTTTCAGAAATTATTATCGCTTTGCAAAACGCCAGCAAGATGAGGAACGTCGGGGGCTGTGA
- the atpE gene encoding ATP synthase F0 subunit C, protein MLRRTGLLTVLFSLGFAALACAAEEAGVGADVTVTGLKFFSWSALAAAVAITFAAAGCGVGQGLAVKGSVEGVARNPEASGKITVTMLIGLAMIESLTIYALVVALILIYANPVSKLIQGFIGLAGH, encoded by the coding sequence ATGCTTCGTAGGACTGGGTTGTTGACGGTGCTCTTCTCGCTTGGTTTTGCTGCTCTGGCGTGTGCTGCAGAGGAAGCCGGTGTGGGTGCAGATGTTACGGTAACGGGATTGAAGTTCTTCTCCTGGTCGGCTCTTGCAGCAGCCGTCGCTATTACCTTCGCAGCAGCCGGTTGTGGTGTCGGTCAGGGACTTGCCGTGAAGGGATCGGTTGAGGGTGTTGCCAGGAACCCTGAGGCATCCGGTAAGATCACGGTTACGATGTTGATCGGTCTGGCGATGATTGAGTCCCTGACGATTTACGCACTGGTTGTGGCGTTGATTCTGATCTACGCAAACCCGGTGAGCAAGCTTATTCAGGGATTTATCGGTCTCGCCGGCCACTAA
- a CDS encoding DUF1015 domain-containing protein, whose product MACIAPLRGIRYNEKVIDRWENIITPPYDVISPQEREDFRKRSEYNFVHLDLPRDLGESTDGDAPYRKAADLYKKWLNSGILIQDLEPCFYYYELDFTLPHDAALHTRKGFICLLKLEEFFSGYVYPHERTFSRVKEDRLKLMQYCKAQFSPVFALYSDPDDYVTDLFEASEKGEPLVRFRDVQGMNHRIWKLSDPGVLKRIGEFFRDRDIFIADGHHRYETALAYRDLKRSELRNHNDPTMPHEYCLMYLSAMENPGLTILPTHRMFVSFPVERWDYFLEKAGEFFEVEKVDCTDEGLEVVRQGLKEALADSRTAFGCACRDRGSLALLMGRTESIFAYLRDSGVAPCFYDVDVVILDRLVFGELLELPVSLLEDERVLHFCRDIDEAFKSLQDGSYSAGFFINPTRIEQVCRVAKSGYTMPHKATYFHPKVVSGLVLFSMDESEKIAGFN is encoded by the coding sequence ATGGCCTGTATAGCTCCGCTAAGGGGAATTCGCTACAACGAAAAGGTGATCGATCGGTGGGAAAACATCATCACGCCCCCTTATGATGTTATAAGCCCTCAAGAACGTGAAGATTTCCGAAAACGCAGTGAATATAACTTCGTTCATCTGGATTTACCTCGTGACCTGGGCGAAAGTACTGATGGGGATGCCCCTTACCGAAAGGCAGCCGATCTTTATAAAAAGTGGCTCAACAGTGGCATACTCATTCAGGATCTGGAGCCTTGCTTCTACTATTATGAACTGGACTTTACACTGCCCCATGATGCCGCTTTGCATACCCGTAAGGGTTTTATCTGCCTTTTGAAGCTTGAGGAGTTCTTTTCGGGATATGTCTACCCTCACGAAAGAACTTTTTCCAGGGTTAAGGAAGACAGGCTGAAGCTGATGCAATATTGTAAGGCTCAGTTTAGCCCCGTCTTTGCCCTTTATTCCGATCCAGACGACTACGTAACGGATCTGTTTGAAGCCTCTGAAAAAGGCGAACCGCTCGTTCGGTTTCGAGATGTTCAGGGAATGAATCACAGGATCTGGAAACTCTCTGACCCGGGTGTTTTGAAGAGGATCGGTGAATTTTTCCGGGATCGGGATATTTTCATTGCCGACGGTCATCATAGATACGAAACCGCTCTGGCCTACAGGGATTTGAAACGCTCGGAGTTGAGGAATCATAACGATCCGACGATGCCCCATGAGTACTGTCTGATGTACCTTTCTGCAATGGAAAATCCCGGACTTACCATCCTGCCCACCCACAGGATGTTCGTATCTTTTCCCGTTGAAAGGTGGGATTACTTCCTGGAGAAAGCCGGGGAATTTTTTGAAGTCGAAAAAGTTGACTGTACGGATGAAGGTCTGGAAGTTGTTAGGCAGGGTTTAAAGGAGGCTCTTGCAGATTCCAGGACGGCTTTTGGTTGTGCCTGTAGAGATAGAGGATCTCTGGCTCTTCTTATGGGAAGGACGGAGAGTATATTTGCTTACCTGAGGGACTCCGGCGTGGCTCCCTGTTTCTACGATGTAGATGTGGTTATTCTGGATAGGTTGGTTTTCGGTGAGCTTCTCGAGTTGCCGGTTTCCTTACTGGAAGACGAGAGGGTTCTGCACTTCTGTCGCGATATTGATGAAGCCTTTAAGTCCTTGCAGGATGGTTCTTATTCGGCCGGTTTTTTCATAAATCCTACCAGGATTGAACAGGTCTGCAGGGTTGCAAAATCCGGCTACACGATGCCTCACAAGGCAACCTACTTCCATCCAAAGGTCGTGAGCGGACTTGTGCTGTTTTCCATGGACGAATCAGAAAAAATTGCCGGGTTCAATTAA
- the atpB gene encoding F0F1 ATP synthase subunit A, whose amino-acid sequence MEHPVLFLPMLLQKLGLPVVLSADEAQTFLQKLLLPHVIYTWLLMVLLISVGWAVGRKIELVPEGGQNFFETVLGGLEDFMVGIVGEEGRFVFPLIASLALFILCSNYMGMIPGFYAPTANLNTTLACAIIVVVYTHVIGVKFHGLKYIKHFMGPVLWLVPLMMPIEIIGHLARVMSLSIRLFGNIFGEELVLAILFFLAGMYLAPLPMMVLGLFTGFIQAFIFCVLSMMYFAGAMEEAH is encoded by the coding sequence ATGGAACATCCGGTTTTGTTTTTACCCATGCTGCTTCAAAAGCTCGGATTACCGGTGGTTCTGAGTGCCGACGAAGCCCAGACGTTTTTACAGAAACTGCTGTTACCCCACGTTATCTACACGTGGTTGCTGATGGTTCTGTTGATCTCCGTTGGCTGGGCCGTGGGCAGGAAGATAGAGCTTGTTCCCGAAGGAGGGCAGAACTTTTTTGAGACCGTTCTCGGTGGGCTTGAGGACTTCATGGTGGGAATTGTCGGAGAAGAGGGGCGCTTTGTGTTTCCTCTTATAGCTTCACTTGCTCTTTTTATACTTTGCAGTAACTACATGGGTATGATTCCGGGATTTTATGCTCCTACGGCAAATCTCAATACAACTCTGGCCTGTGCAATCATCGTTGTGGTTTACACTCATGTAATCGGAGTAAAGTTTCACGGCCTTAAGTATATAAAGCATTTTATGGGACCGGTTCTGTGGCTGGTGCCTTTGATGATGCCCATCGAAATCATAGGCCATCTTGCAAGGGTTATGAGTCTTTCCATCCGTCTTTTTGGGAACATCTTTGGTGAAGAGCTGGTTCTGGCTATTCTGTTCTTCCTTGCCGGCATGTATCTGGCTCCCCTGCCAATGATGGTGCTGGGGTTGTTCACGGGCTTTATTCAGGCTTTCATATTTTGCGTGCTTTCCATGATGTATTTTGCCGGAGCGATGGAAGAAGCACACTAG
- a CDS encoding redox-sensing transcriptional repressor Rex, which translates to MKFTKIPLATINRLSVYLRVLEDLLEDNTDVISSERLARHCGVNPAQIRKDLAYFGEFGVRGVGYRVVDLISQIKEILGLNRTWNLAMVGVGNLGSALIRHGNFIKHGYVFAAAFDIDPEKVGKKLPNGLIINHVDELEEVVKERNIHIGVIATPASAAQSVANQLILAGINGILNFAPVQIQVPDCCHVENIDFTIKLDSIAYHLSTNF; encoded by the coding sequence ATGAAGTTTACGAAGATTCCGCTGGCCACGATAAACCGACTGTCCGTTTATCTGAGGGTGCTGGAAGACCTTCTTGAAGACAATACGGACGTCATATCTTCTGAAAGGCTGGCGCGTCACTGTGGGGTGAATCCCGCGCAGATCAGGAAAGACCTTGCCTATTTCGGAGAGTTCGGGGTTCGAGGTGTGGGTTATCGGGTTGTGGATCTCATTTCGCAGATAAAAGAAATTCTCGGCCTGAACCGAACCTGGAACCTGGCAATGGTTGGAGTAGGTAACCTGGGGTCTGCCCTCATAAGACACGGAAACTTCATTAAACATGGTTATGTCTTCGCCGCAGCCTTTGATATAGATCCTGAAAAGGTGGGGAAGAAGCTACCAAACGGGCTAATAATCAACCATGTTGATGAGCTCGAAGAGGTTGTAAAAGAAAGGAATATTCATATAGGGGTTATTGCCACGCCTGCCAGTGCAGCTCAAAGCGTTGCCAATCAGCTCATTCTTGCGGGTATAAACGGGATATTGAACTTTGCTCCCGTGCAGATTCAGGTACCCGACTGCTGTCACGTGGAAAACATTGACTTTACCATCAAGCTTGACAGTATAGCCTATCATCTCTCCACAAATTTCTAA
- a CDS encoding ATP synthase subunit I codes for MTEAGYEIVRKVKILHVLLGSASVVVVSYLWKGAALSVFLGWVLMACNFELLEWQMKRIFCRGQKPRNRFAVMVKYYLRFVVLALIMWLVIAEKLVKPLPFAAGLFLLGISFVVVAFEMFIKQALGREV; via the coding sequence GTGACGGAAGCGGGTTATGAAATAGTCCGGAAAGTAAAGATTCTGCATGTGCTGCTGGGTTCGGCCAGTGTGGTGGTTGTGAGTTACCTTTGGAAGGGGGCGGCACTGAGCGTTTTCCTTGGGTGGGTTCTGATGGCCTGTAATTTTGAATTGCTTGAGTGGCAGATGAAGAGGATTTTCTGTCGTGGTCAGAAGCCCCGGAATAGGTTTGCCGTAATGGTCAAATACTATTTGAGGTTTGTGGTCCTGGCGTTGATTATGTGGCTTGTGATTGCCGAGAAGCTGGTCAAGCCCCTGCCTTTTGCTGCAGGGCTTTTCCTGCTGGGGATAAGTTTCGTCGTGGTGGCCTTTGAGATGTTCATAAAACAGGCTTTGGGAAGAGAGGTGTGA
- a CDS encoding Rne/Rng family ribonuclease: MPCELIINAASYETRVALVEDGHVAEFYIERRSDKTIVGNIYKGRVVKILPGMQSAFVDIGLPKAAFLYVGDVCFTPDEVFMDAFVDEMENGVDKDEGVSLETGFDRERPSCVPIEDRLREGQEILVQISKEPLGNKGARVTTHLTIPGRHLVLMPMVRHVGVSRRIEDETERENLREMVRSMKPPEYGFIVRTAAEGADREKLKAEMEFLLKLWEGIQKRAAASPVPSLVHRELDIVLRAVRDLFTREVERVVVDSEREYNRIIRFVDSFMPSLKYSVELYNGSRPIFEAYGIDVEIQRALNKKVWLKSGGYIVIETTEALTAIDVNTGRYVGKRNFDETILKTNLEAVKEIAYQLRLRNIGGIIIIDFIDMEKGADRERVFQALVEAVKKDRSKTKVLRMSDFGLVEMTRKRTRESLARLLQEPCPYCDGTGYVKSRQTVCHEILRALERERKELLGRKVLIRAHPDVVALFYDDERQAFEEAEEALMGRIYLKGEPDFHVEQYTIEPLDASTKEGGLSEA; the protein is encoded by the coding sequence ATGCCTTGTGAACTGATTATCAATGCAGCATCTTACGAAACCCGGGTGGCTCTCGTTGAAGATGGTCACGTTGCAGAGTTCTACATTGAGCGAAGGTCCGATAAGACCATTGTCGGCAACATCTATAAGGGACGGGTGGTAAAGATTCTGCCCGGTATGCAATCGGCCTTTGTTGATATCGGCCTTCCTAAGGCGGCCTTTCTCTACGTAGGGGATGTGTGTTTCACTCCGGACGAAGTCTTCATGGACGCCTTTGTCGATGAGATGGAAAACGGGGTGGACAAGGATGAAGGGGTTTCTCTTGAGACCGGTTTTGATAGGGAAAGGCCCTCCTGTGTTCCGATAGAAGATCGCCTTAGAGAAGGTCAGGAAATTCTCGTGCAAATTTCCAAGGAGCCTCTGGGAAACAAAGGAGCAAGGGTCACGACGCACCTGACAATTCCGGGGAGGCATCTCGTGCTGATGCCCATGGTCAGGCACGTTGGAGTCTCCCGGAGAATAGAGGATGAAACGGAAAGGGAAAATCTTCGTGAAATGGTTCGTTCCATGAAGCCTCCGGAATACGGCTTCATAGTCAGGACTGCCGCGGAGGGGGCCGACAGAGAGAAACTTAAGGCAGAAATGGAGTTTCTTCTAAAACTCTGGGAGGGAATTCAAAAGAGGGCGGCTGCCTCGCCCGTTCCTTCTCTCGTGCATAGAGAACTGGATATTGTTCTCAGGGCGGTTAGAGATCTTTTCACCCGGGAAGTCGAGCGGGTGGTGGTGGATTCCGAACGGGAATACAACAGAATTATTCGCTTTGTGGATTCTTTTATGCCCTCTCTGAAGTACAGCGTTGAGCTCTACAACGGAAGCCGTCCCATTTTCGAAGCCTACGGCATAGATGTGGAAATTCAGCGTGCCCTGAACAAGAAGGTGTGGTTGAAATCAGGCGGTTACATAGTGATAGAAACCACGGAGGCCCTAACGGCGATAGATGTCAACACGGGCCGCTATGTGGGAAAGAGGAACTTTGATGAAACCATATTGAAAACAAATCTCGAGGCCGTCAAGGAGATAGCCTATCAACTGCGGCTGAGAAATATCGGTGGGATAATAATCATAGACTTTATCGACATGGAAAAGGGTGCGGACAGGGAAAGGGTATTTCAGGCTCTTGTTGAGGCCGTCAAGAAGGATCGAAGTAAAACCAAGGTTCTGAGAATGTCAGATTTTGGCCTGGTGGAAATGACGCGAAAACGAACCCGTGAAAGCCTTGCGAGGCTTCTGCAGGAGCCCTGCCCTTACTGTGATGGTACGGGTTACGTGAAGTCCCGGCAGACGGTCTGCCACGAAATACTCAGAGCTCTTGAAAGAGAGAGGAAAGAGCTTTTGGGAAGGAAGGTCCTTATAAGAGCTCATCCGGACGTTGTGGCTCTTTTCTACGACGATGAGCGTCAGGCCTTTGAGGAAGCCGAAGAGGCCTTAATGGGCAGGATCTATCTTAAAGGAGAACCCGACTTTCATGTAGAACAATACACTATTGAACCTCTGGATGCTTCTACAAAAGAAGGGGGTCTTTCGGAGGCTTGA
- the hemL gene encoding glutamate-1-semialdehyde 2,1-aminomutase, with product MTVEKSKELYERACSVMPGGVNSPVRSGKAVGSIPVFVSSASGAYIWDEDGNRYVDYVCSWGPLILGHAHPAVVSAIKDVAERGTSYGIPTKLEVDMAEQVVKMVPSVEMVRFVNSGTEATMSALRLARAVTGRKKIVKFGGCYHGHSDCLLVSSGSGVVTLGIPGSPGVPEEIVTHTVSLPYNNLSAVEKVFDEMGKEIAAVIVEPVAGNMGVVPPEKGFLEGLRNLCDRWSALLIFDEVITGFRLSPGGAQRYYNVMPDITCLGKIIGGGLPVGAYGGRSEIMREVAPSGKVYQAGTLSGNPLAMAAGLATLKILETPGFYEDLEKKSAYLEKGLREAVSDAGVEMVLQRVGSMGCGFFRSGAVKNFEDAIKSDTNAYALFWRGMLENGIYLAPSQFEAFFVSSAHSYEDLDRTIDAARKVLKNMRGKKD from the coding sequence GTGACCGTGGAGAAATCGAAAGAGCTTTACGAAAGGGCCTGCTCTGTTATGCCCGGTGGTGTAAACAGCCCGGTAAGATCCGGAAAGGCCGTGGGAAGCATTCCCGTTTTTGTAAGCAGTGCTTCGGGTGCTTATATCTGGGACGAAGACGGCAATCGATACGTTGACTACGTCTGTTCCTGGGGACCGCTTATACTCGGCCATGCTCATCCTGCTGTGGTCTCGGCGATTAAAGATGTTGCAGAGCGGGGCACGTCCTACGGTATTCCCACAAAGCTTGAAGTGGATATGGCCGAACAGGTTGTGAAAATGGTTCCGTCGGTGGAGATGGTAAGATTTGTCAACTCCGGCACAGAAGCCACGATGAGTGCTCTTCGCCTTGCCAGAGCAGTTACAGGCAGGAAGAAAATTGTGAAGTTCGGAGGTTGTTACCACGGTCACAGTGACTGTCTTCTGGTCAGCTCCGGATCGGGAGTGGTCACGCTGGGAATTCCCGGAAGTCCCGGGGTACCGGAAGAAATCGTCACCCATACCGTGTCGCTTCCCTATAATAACCTGTCGGCAGTGGAAAAGGTATTCGATGAGATGGGAAAGGAGATAGCCGCGGTCATCGTTGAACCCGTTGCCGGTAATATGGGAGTCGTTCCACCGGAAAAGGGGTTTTTGGAGGGATTGAGAAATCTTTGCGACAGGTGGAGCGCTCTTTTAATATTCGACGAAGTAATAACGGGTTTTCGTTTATCTCCGGGTGGAGCACAGCGGTATTACAACGTTATGCCCGACATAACCTGTCTGGGGAAGATTATCGGAGGAGGTCTCCCTGTCGGGGCTTACGGGGGCAGGTCTGAAATAATGAGGGAAGTTGCTCCTTCGGGGAAGGTCTATCAGGCGGGAACACTTTCCGGAAATCCTCTGGCAATGGCCGCCGGTCTTGCGACCCTGAAGATTCTCGAAACCCCCGGTTTTTATGAAGACCTGGAAAAGAAGTCGGCCTATCTCGAGAAAGGGCTTAGAGAGGCGGTGTCGGATGCGGGGGTTGAGATGGTGCTTCAGAGGGTGGGGTCTATGGGTTGCGGTTTTTTCCGGAGCGGTGCGGTGAAAAACTTTGAAGATGCCATCAAAAGTGACACTAATGCTTACGCTCTTTTCTGGCGTGGGATGCTAGAAAATGGCATCTATCTGGCTCCTTCCCAGTTTGAAGCTTTTTTTGTGAGTTCGGCCCATAGTTATGAGGACCTGGACCGCACAATTGATGCGGCTCGAAAAGTTCTTAAGAACATGAGAGGAAAAAAAGATTGA
- a CDS encoding chloride channel protein — MSVIVAIARKLESRRSVKWIVYGSIIGVVSALGAAFFFVCLEWGKFFCFEYLAGFKLTHPAGEHLVRREVSTEFRRWLMVLLPAIGGLISGFIVYTWAPEAEGHGTDAMIDAFHNRKGLVRWRVPYVKSLASIVTLATGGSAGREGPIAQIGSGFGSWLAQVLNLSARDRRIMLLAGCAGGLGAIFRAPIGGALTAVEVLYREDFESEAIVPCVISSVVAYSLFTTAFGFQPIFDIPHVRFTNPKELLLYAMLALICVPFGFLYVKFFYGLRDRFFRPLPLKNHFKPALGGLVVGLIGLGFPQVLSGGYGTIQQALYGQLSVSLMFALAFMKIMATSFTISSGGSGGVFGPSLYIGAMIGGAVGHLGNILFPGVVSHPGAFALVGMGAFFAGVAKAPLGALMMVSEMTQGYGLLVPLIFASTITMILSQKWHLYEKQVLNKFASPAHRAEAVVNVLQGLTVRDVCPTDRSVTMLPIDMTLGELKRLMARTDETFFPVVDQSFRLKGILALPRIRGVVLEEDVLSDLVVVGELMSDPVFIRWDESLDQVLIKFLKSGYYRLPVINDAGEFEGMFGLDELVSAYHSEITRLKGEE, encoded by the coding sequence ATGTCGGTAATTGTGGCGATTGCCCGAAAGCTTGAATCCAGACGAAGCGTCAAGTGGATTGTTTACGGTAGCATTATCGGTGTTGTGAGCGCCCTCGGAGCCGCCTTCTTTTTCGTCTGTCTGGAATGGGGCAAGTTTTTTTGTTTTGAGTACCTGGCGGGATTTAAGTTGACTCATCCTGCGGGGGAGCATCTCGTACGCAGGGAGGTTTCTACCGAATTCCGAAGGTGGCTCATGGTGTTGCTTCCTGCAATAGGCGGGTTGATTTCGGGCTTCATCGTCTATACCTGGGCTCCTGAAGCGGAGGGTCACGGTACCGATGCCATGATCGATGCCTTCCACAACCGTAAGGGCCTGGTCAGATGGCGGGTGCCCTATGTAAAAAGCCTTGCATCAATTGTAACGCTGGCAACAGGGGGTAGCGCCGGTCGTGAAGGCCCGATAGCTCAGATAGGATCCGGTTTTGGATCCTGGCTTGCCCAGGTTTTGAACCTTAGCGCCCGGGACCGAAGAATAATGCTTCTGGCGGGATGTGCCGGTGGACTGGGCGCAATATTTCGTGCGCCTATTGGCGGAGCGCTCACGGCCGTTGAAGTTCTCTACCGTGAGGATTTTGAGTCCGAAGCAATAGTTCCCTGCGTCATATCTTCCGTGGTGGCCTATTCACTTTTTACCACGGCATTCGGATTTCAGCCCATCTTTGATATTCCCCATGTTAGGTTTACCAACCCGAAGGAGCTTCTTTTGTATGCGATGCTTGCACTGATATGTGTTCCCTTCGGATTTCTCTACGTAAAGTTTTTTTACGGCCTCAGAGACCGTTTTTTTCGGCCTTTGCCGTTAAAAAATCATTTTAAGCCGGCATTGGGCGGTCTGGTCGTGGGACTCATAGGACTCGGGTTTCCTCAGGTCCTCAGCGGGGGTTACGGCACAATACAGCAGGCTCTTTACGGTCAGTTAAGTGTTTCTCTGATGTTTGCCCTGGCCTTCATGAAAATTATGGCAACCTCTTTTACCATATCGTCAGGAGGGAGCGGTGGTGTCTTCGGCCCTTCACTTTACATAGGCGCCATGATCGGTGGTGCCGTGGGGCATCTGGGCAATATCCTTTTTCCCGGTGTCGTAAGCCATCCCGGGGCATTTGCCCTGGTGGGTATGGGTGCTTTTTTTGCCGGGGTTGCCAAAGCGCCTCTTGGAGCACTTATGATGGTAAGTGAGATGACCCAGGGTTACGGTCTGCTGGTTCCGCTGATATTCGCCTCGACCATCACGATGATCCTTTCTCAAAAATGGCACCTTTACGAAAAACAGGTGCTTAACAAATTCGCTTCGCCTGCTCACAGGGCCGAGGCGGTGGTTAACGTTCTGCAAGGGCTCACGGTAAGAGATGTCTGTCCCACCGACCGGTCCGTGACGATGCTTCCTATCGATATGACCCTGGGCGAGCTGAAACGGTTGATGGCCAGAACCGACGAAACCTTCTTTCCCGTTGTGGATCAGTCATTCCGCTTGAAGGGGATACTGGCGCTTCCGAGAATACGGGGAGTGGTTCTGGAGGAAGACGTCCTGTCCGATCTGGTCGTGGTAGGGGAACTGATGTCGGATCCGGTTTTCATAAGATGGGACGAGAGCCTGGATCAGGTGCTGATAAAATTTCTGAAATCCGGCTATTACAGACTTCCGGTGATAAATGATGCCGGTGAATTTGAGGGAATGTTTGGGCTTGATGAGCTGGTTTCGGCTTATCATAGTGAAATAACCCGTTTGAAAGGGGAGGAGTAG